One Streptomyces coeruleorubidus DNA segment encodes these proteins:
- a CDS encoding transglutaminase-like domain-containing protein — MDDYLRQTPYSDPGDLDTSGLPRDPGELAGLVRNVILHRGEGELFGYSVPEARLHHDAESRYVTEILRILRERGDAPLTERRAPKERFVGTCRDFSLLLCSLLRATGTPARLRCGFATYLVDGFHEDHWVTEYRTPQGRWRLADAQVHHGYDVPFDPVDVPRDRFLVAGQAWRACREGRADPMDFGLSGVDRLRGLWFVWGNVVRDLAAVNGVELLPWDGWGPQFLGRVPLTEHELAAADAAGSQDGPARPCEDPPLAVPAEITSYTTYLGDRKVTLAAR; from the coding sequence ATGGACGACTACCTGAGGCAGACGCCGTACAGCGATCCCGGTGACCTGGACACGAGCGGTCTGCCGCGTGACCCGGGGGAACTCGCCGGTCTGGTACGGAACGTGATCCTCCATCGAGGTGAGGGAGAGCTGTTCGGATACTCCGTTCCCGAGGCGCGGCTGCACCACGACGCCGAGTCGCGCTATGTCACGGAGATCCTGAGGATCCTGCGGGAGCGCGGTGACGCCCCGCTCACCGAACGGCGGGCGCCGAAGGAGCGGTTCGTGGGCACGTGCCGGGACTTCTCGCTGCTGCTGTGCTCGCTGTTGCGTGCGACGGGGACGCCCGCGCGGCTGCGCTGCGGCTTCGCGACGTACCTCGTCGACGGATTCCACGAGGACCACTGGGTGACCGAGTACCGCACGCCGCAGGGGCGATGGCGCCTGGCCGACGCTCAGGTCCACCACGGGTACGACGTGCCGTTCGACCCCGTGGACGTGCCGAGGGACCGCTTCCTCGTGGCCGGGCAGGCCTGGCGGGCCTGCCGCGAGGGGCGGGCGGACCCGATGGACTTCGGGCTCAGCGGCGTCGACCGGCTGCGGGGGCTGTGGTTCGTGTGGGGCAACGTGGTGCGCGACCTGGCCGCCGTCAACGGCGTCGAGCTGCTCCCCTGGGACGGCTGGGGTCCGCAGTTCCTCGGCCGCGTGCCGCTCACCGAGCACGAACTGGCGGCGGCCGACGCGGCCGGCTCCCAGGACGGCCCGGCCCGGCCCTGCGAGGACCCGCCACTGGCCGTCCCGGCCGAGATCACGTCGTACACGACCTACCTCGGCGACCGGAAGGTCACTCTCGCCGCTCGCTGA
- a CDS encoding carbohydrate ABC transporter permease, which translates to MRTSRPARVGQYTALLAYLAFLALPFLWLVSTAFKPPRELGSLHPTWIPNDPTLANFRQAFDEQPLLHAALNSLLAALAAAVVAVLIATPMAYVVARRRTRLTKAVTGWVVVSQAFPFVLLIIPLFLVLKDLRMINSVPGLVLVYVVWALPFALWMLAGYVRAVPPELEEAAAVDGAGRVRTLVSVTAPLLAPGIVATALFAFITAWNEFFFALVLLKTPQKQTLPVVLTHFIGAEGVADLGPLAAAAFLATLPSLVVFAIIQRRITGGMLTGAVKS; encoded by the coding sequence GTGAGGACCAGCCGCCCGGCCCGCGTCGGCCAGTACACCGCGCTGCTCGCGTATCTCGCCTTCCTCGCCCTCCCGTTCCTCTGGCTGGTCTCCACCGCGTTCAAGCCGCCGCGCGAGCTGGGCAGCCTCCACCCGACCTGGATTCCGAACGACCCCACCCTCGCCAACTTCCGGCAGGCCTTCGACGAACAGCCGCTGCTGCACGCCGCCCTCAACTCCCTGCTCGCCGCGCTCGCAGCGGCCGTCGTCGCCGTGCTGATCGCGACACCGATGGCCTACGTCGTCGCCCGGCGCCGCACCCGGCTCACCAAGGCGGTAACGGGCTGGGTGGTGGTCAGCCAGGCGTTCCCGTTCGTGCTGCTGATCATCCCGCTGTTCCTCGTACTGAAGGACCTCCGCATGATCAACTCCGTGCCGGGGCTGGTGCTGGTGTACGTGGTGTGGGCGCTGCCGTTCGCGCTGTGGATGCTCGCCGGGTACGTGCGGGCCGTACCGCCCGAGCTGGAGGAGGCCGCCGCGGTCGACGGGGCGGGACGAGTGCGGACGCTGGTGTCGGTGACGGCGCCGCTGCTCGCGCCGGGCATCGTGGCGACCGCGCTGTTCGCGTTCATCACCGCGTGGAACGAGTTCTTCTTCGCGCTCGTGCTGCTCAAGACCCCTCAGAAGCAGACCCTTCCGGTGGTGCTCACCCATTTCATCGGCGCCGAGGGCGTCGCCGACCTCGGCCCGCTCGCGGCGGCCGCGTTCCTCGCGACGCTGCCCTCGCTGGTCGTCTTCGCGATCATCCAGCGGCGGATCACGGGCGGCATGCTCACCGGGGCGGTGAAGAGCTGA
- a CDS encoding GvpL/GvpF family gas vesicle protein, translating into MSGVYVYAVTRSDHPLRLDGLRTVGGTDDPPRVVVHGPLAAVVSPAPPDLRPKRRDLAAHQELQERLMADGSVLPMRFGLLAPDDTAVRTALEERGQDYARRLGELHGTAEFNLKAARDQDDLLREVLDESEEARRLNRRTRDGTGGYEDRLALGELVARQVDARQRRQADEIVGRLSGLARSSVVADPSKDDFLNVSFLVEHARAEEFTTAGRRLAQDYGDAYDFRLRGPLPPYSFAA; encoded by the coding sequence GTGAGCGGCGTCTACGTCTACGCCGTCACCCGCTCCGACCACCCCCTGCGGCTCGACGGCCTGCGCACCGTCGGTGGAACCGACGACCCCCCGCGCGTCGTCGTCCACGGCCCGCTCGCCGCCGTGGTCAGCCCCGCACCCCCCGACCTGCGTCCCAAACGGCGCGACCTCGCCGCCCACCAGGAACTCCAGGAACGGCTCATGGCCGACGGGTCGGTCCTGCCCATGAGATTCGGACTGCTCGCCCCCGACGACACCGCCGTCAGGACGGCGTTGGAGGAGCGCGGCCAGGACTACGCCCGACGGCTCGGCGAACTGCACGGCACCGCCGAGTTCAACCTCAAGGCCGCCCGCGACCAGGACGACCTGCTGCGCGAGGTGCTCGACGAGTCCGAGGAGGCCCGCCGGCTCAACCGGCGCACCCGTGACGGCACCGGCGGCTACGAGGACCGCCTCGCCCTCGGCGAGCTGGTGGCCCGGCAGGTCGACGCCCGGCAGCGGCGGCAGGCCGACGAGATCGTCGGGCGGCTGTCCGGACTGGCCAGGTCCAGTGTCGTGGCGGACCCGTCCAAGGACGACTTCCTCAACGTGTCGTTCCTCGTCGAACACGCCCGCGCCGAGGAGTTCACCACGGCCGGCCGGCGCCTGGCCCAGGACTACGGCGACGCCTACGACTTCCGGCTGCGCGGCCCACTGCCCCCCTACAGCTTCGCCGCCTGA
- a CDS encoding ABC transporter substrate-binding protein, with protein MRARLLALVLLLLLAGCSSGGTRDDGRVTLRFQSLAWQKESVEANKDLVKEWNATHPDVRVEYVQGSWDSVHDQLLTAFEGGEAPDIIHDASDDLADFAYGGYLADLTGLLPARLKSDIPQRSWETTTFGGGIYGVPFLQEPRVLIANATWLRRSGVRIPTPEKPWSWPEFRRITEQLSGRGKYGIAWPLKEPVSATLNLSLSAGGQLFHRGADGKVTVRFEAADQVVPRTIHAQAGTDRSASPTTLGSGGSDTLPGFFGGRYAMVPLGFSYRQQIVQQAPKGFAWQVLPAPAGAGGLTQGVSPQTLSVAEDSPHKKEAAAFIDFLLRPENMVRLALGDWMLPTGTRALNDPALRTPEHGWATGTALAAHLRPAPAQTVRGYPEWKDKVATPALQEYYSGAIGIRELRQRLEEDGNLVLARYQR; from the coding sequence ATGCGCGCACGCCTGCTGGCCCTCGTCCTCCTGCTGCTGCTCGCCGGCTGCTCTTCCGGCGGCACCCGCGACGACGGCCGCGTCACCCTGCGCTTCCAGTCCCTGGCCTGGCAGAAGGAGTCGGTCGAGGCCAACAAGGACCTGGTGAAGGAGTGGAACGCCACCCACCCGGACGTCCGGGTCGAGTACGTCCAGGGCAGCTGGGACAGCGTCCACGACCAGCTCCTCACCGCCTTCGAGGGCGGCGAGGCACCCGACATCATCCACGACGCCTCCGACGACCTCGCAGACTTCGCCTACGGCGGCTACCTCGCCGACCTCACCGGTCTGCTGCCCGCCCGGCTGAAGTCGGACATCCCGCAGCGCAGTTGGGAGACGACCACCTTCGGGGGCGGCATCTACGGCGTGCCGTTCCTCCAGGAGCCGCGCGTGCTGATCGCCAACGCGACATGGCTCAGGCGGTCCGGCGTACGGATCCCGACCCCCGAGAAGCCGTGGAGCTGGCCCGAGTTCCGCCGGATCACCGAACAGCTCAGCGGCCGGGGGAAGTACGGCATCGCCTGGCCCCTGAAGGAACCGGTCTCCGCCACGCTCAACCTCTCCCTGTCGGCGGGCGGACAGCTCTTCCACCGCGGGGCCGACGGCAAGGTGACGGTCCGGTTCGAGGCGGCCGACCAGGTGGTGCCGCGCACCATCCACGCCCAGGCCGGCACCGACCGCAGCGCCTCGCCCACGACCCTGGGCAGCGGCGGCTCCGACACCCTGCCCGGCTTCTTCGGCGGCAGATACGCGATGGTCCCGCTCGGCTTCTCCTACCGCCAGCAGATCGTGCAGCAGGCCCCGAAGGGCTTCGCATGGCAGGTGCTGCCCGCCCCGGCCGGCGCCGGGGGACTCACCCAGGGCGTCAGCCCGCAGACCCTCTCCGTCGCCGAGGACTCCCCGCACAAGAAGGAGGCAGCCGCCTTCATCGACTTCTTGCTGAGGCCGGAGAACATGGTCCGCCTCGCCCTCGGCGACTGGATGCTGCCGACCGGCACCCGGGCGCTGAACGACCCGGCCCTGCGCACACCCGAGCACGGCTGGGCCACGGGCACGGCGCTCGCCGCCCATCTGCGCCCGGCGCCCGCACAGACCGTACGGGGCTACCCCGAGTGGAAGGACAAGGTGGCGACCCCGGCCCTCCAGGAGTACTACAGCGGGGCGATCGGCATCCGCGAGCTGCGCCAACGCCTGGAGGAGGACGGCAACCTGGTGCTGGCGCGCTACCAGCGCTGA
- the erm(O) gene encoding 23S rRNA (adenine(2058)-N(6))-methyltransferase Erm(O), whose protein sequence is MARPTATSRALSQNFLADRTTAERFARLAAPQARPIPLLLEVGAGKGALTTPLARRCRELHAYEIDPRLVPVLRSRFSGTPHVRVVGGDFLAAHPPRTPFSVAGNVPFSRTAAVVDWCLRAPALTDATLLTQLEYARKRTGDYGSWTLLTVRTWPRYEWRLLGRVGRRSFRPVPRVDAGVLRMERREAPLLDAAGYRSWRHLVELGFSGVGGSLHASLRRAHPRRRVDAAFRAARLDSGVLVGEVAPERWLRLHEELTC, encoded by the coding sequence ATGGCCCGCCCCACCGCTACCTCCCGCGCGCTCTCGCAGAACTTCCTCGCCGACCGCACCACCGCCGAACGCTTCGCCCGGCTCGCCGCCCCGCAGGCCCGGCCGATCCCGCTGCTGCTCGAAGTCGGCGCGGGCAAGGGCGCGTTGACCACCCCGCTGGCGCGACGCTGCCGGGAGCTGCACGCGTACGAGATCGACCCGCGGCTCGTGCCCGTCCTGCGCAGCCGCTTCTCCGGCACCCCGCACGTGCGTGTCGTCGGCGGGGACTTCCTGGCCGCACACCCGCCGCGCACACCCTTCTCCGTCGCCGGGAACGTGCCGTTCTCCCGCACCGCGGCCGTCGTCGACTGGTGCCTGCGCGCTCCCGCCCTCACCGACGCCACGCTGCTCACCCAGCTCGAGTACGCCCGCAAACGCACCGGCGACTACGGCAGCTGGACGCTGCTGACGGTCCGGACCTGGCCCCGCTACGAGTGGCGGCTGCTGGGCCGCGTCGGCAGGCGCAGCTTCCGTCCCGTGCCGCGCGTGGACGCCGGGGTGCTGCGTATGGAACGGCGCGAGGCCCCGCTGCTCGACGCCGCCGGGTACCGGAGCTGGCGCCATCTGGTCGAGCTGGGCTTCTCCGGAGTCGGCGGCTCACTGCACGCGTCGCTGCGGCGGGCCCACCCCAGGCGGCGGGTGGACGCCGCGTTCCGGGCTGCGCGCCTGGACTCGGGTGTGCTGGTGGGCGAGGTGGCGCCCGAGCGGTGGCTGCGCCTGCACGAGGAGCTGACCTGCTGA
- a CDS encoding GvpL/GvpF family gas vesicle protein produces the protein MSDPSLVYAYAVLRRTPEAAAAVSDLRGVAADPIHLVEPTDPTSQLAFAVGHVPAADYDEAPLKAHLDDLDWLESTVRSHHAVVGALVACGAPVLPLRLATVYPDEDHARQALDTRRAYFLSLLDRLTGHVELGVRIYATPDITPPEPDTEAGPETPTGLGAGRAYLSIRRRRQRRNEEAWRTVVQAAAHLTRTAGTLAVDRVAHTPQRGSLAGPAPGTNVGNDAYLVRADRVDAFRTGVLAAAEGIPGLRVEVTGPWAPYSFALRPEPVMGPSETLL, from the coding sequence ATGAGCGACCCGAGCCTCGTCTACGCCTACGCCGTCCTGCGCCGCACCCCCGAGGCCGCCGCGGCGGTGTCGGACCTGCGCGGGGTAGCCGCCGACCCGATACACCTGGTGGAACCCACGGACCCCACCTCCCAGCTGGCCTTCGCCGTCGGCCACGTCCCGGCCGCCGACTACGACGAGGCACCCCTCAAGGCCCACCTCGACGACCTGGACTGGCTGGAGTCCACGGTCCGGTCCCACCACGCCGTGGTCGGCGCGCTCGTCGCCTGCGGCGCCCCCGTCCTGCCCCTGCGCCTGGCCACCGTCTATCCCGACGAGGACCACGCCCGGCAGGCCCTCGACACCCGCCGCGCGTACTTCCTGTCCCTCCTGGACCGCCTCACCGGCCACGTCGAACTCGGCGTCAGGATCTACGCCACACCCGACATCACCCCACCCGAGCCGGACACCGAAGCCGGACCGGAAACACCCACCGGCCTCGGTGCCGGCCGCGCCTACCTGTCGATCCGCCGCCGCAGACAACGCAGAAACGAGGAAGCCTGGCGCACGGTCGTCCAGGCCGCCGCACACCTCACCCGGACGGCCGGCACCCTCGCCGTCGACCGCGTCGCACACACCCCGCAACGCGGCAGCCTCGCGGGCCCGGCCCCCGGCACCAACGTCGGCAACGACGCGTACCTCGTCCGCGCCGACCGCGTCGACGCCTTCCGCACCGGCGTACTGGCGGCCGCCGAGGGCATCCCCGGCCTCCGCGTCGAAGTCACCGGCCCCTGGGCCCCCTACTCCTTCGCACTCCGGCCGGAGCCGGTCATGGGCCCGTCGGAGACCCTGCTCTGA
- a CDS encoding DUF4440 domain-containing protein: MPEHDPAVEAAIDGELALLDPDVRRSPERVVALLHPDFHEFGASGRHWSRAAIIAALAETTDLETAPVVTSRVHGVQLAPDLVHLTFDTEHDGRRAHRSSLWRRTEDGWLLYFHQATPFSERRE, from the coding sequence ATGCCTGAACACGACCCGGCCGTCGAGGCCGCCATCGACGGCGAGCTGGCGCTGCTCGACCCGGACGTGCGCCGCTCGCCCGAGCGGGTCGTGGCGCTGCTGCACCCCGACTTCCACGAGTTCGGCGCCTCCGGGCGGCACTGGAGCCGGGCCGCCATCATCGCCGCCCTGGCCGAGACCACCGACCTCGAGACCGCGCCTGTCGTCACCTCCCGGGTGCACGGCGTACAGCTGGCCCCCGACCTCGTCCACCTCACCTTCGACACCGAGCACGACGGCAGACGCGCGCACCGGAGTTCGCTGTGGCGGCGGACGGAGGACGGGTGGCTGCTCTACTTCCACCAGGCCACGCCGTTCAGCGAGCGGCGAGAGTGA
- the gvpJ gene encoding gas vesicle protein GvpJ, with amino-acid sequence MTQTGGMQPAATSSGSGTGGLFDILELILDRGLVIDVFVRVSLVGIEILKIDIRIVIASVDTYLRFAEACNRLDLEAGRKAPDKLTDIVGNLVESGARGKTSGAIGGAIDAIGDIFDRDDKDAKEEER; translated from the coding sequence ATGACACAGACCGGCGGGATGCAACCCGCCGCCACCTCCAGCGGGTCGGGAACCGGCGGCCTCTTCGACATCCTCGAACTGATCCTGGACCGCGGGCTCGTGATCGACGTGTTCGTCCGTGTCTCCCTGGTCGGCATCGAGATCCTGAAGATCGACATACGCATCGTCATCGCGAGCGTCGACACCTACCTCCGCTTCGCCGAGGCCTGCAACCGCCTCGACCTGGAGGCCGGCCGCAAGGCCCCCGACAAGCTCACCGACATCGTCGGCAACCTCGTCGAGAGCGGCGCCCGGGGCAAGACCAGCGGCGCGATCGGCGGCGCCATCGACGCGATCGGCGACATCTTCGACCGCGACGACAAGGACGCCAAGGAGGAAGAGCGGTGA
- a CDS encoding phosphotransferase enzyme family protein, whose protein sequence is MDEARARDVLAAAGVLPGAAREARLLALGENAVFAAGDLVVKVGRDAELLDRARRELDIALWLAEAGVPAVRAAEPEPLLVDGHPVTVWHRLPEAVRPPEPRDLAELLRVVHALPAPSFALPPRDLLGGVERWLRLAGDAIDPDDAAYLRERRDGFAAEAAALTPHLPPGPIHGDALPRNVHVGPEGPVLVDLETVSADLREHDLVVMALSHDRYGLPDEAYDSFTEAYGWDVREWEGCSVLRGARETASCAWVAQHAASNPKALAEFERRVASLREGDEAVRWYPF, encoded by the coding sequence ATGGACGAGGCACGGGCTCGGGACGTACTGGCCGCGGCGGGGGTGCTGCCCGGCGCGGCCCGCGAGGCACGGCTGCTCGCGTTGGGCGAGAACGCGGTGTTCGCCGCCGGTGACCTGGTCGTCAAGGTGGGCCGCGACGCCGAGCTCCTCGACCGGGCGCGGCGCGAACTGGACATCGCGCTGTGGCTCGCCGAGGCGGGTGTACCGGCGGTACGGGCGGCCGAGCCCGAGCCCCTGCTGGTCGACGGGCACCCGGTGACGGTGTGGCACCGGCTGCCCGAGGCCGTACGGCCCCCCGAGCCGCGGGATTTGGCCGAACTGCTACGGGTCGTGCACGCCCTGCCCGCGCCCTCCTTCGCTCTGCCGCCCCGCGATCTGCTGGGCGGTGTGGAACGCTGGCTGCGGCTCGCGGGGGACGCGATCGATCCCGATGACGCGGCGTATCTGCGGGAGCGGCGGGACGGTTTCGCCGCGGAGGCGGCGGCGCTGACGCCGCATCTGCCGCCGGGGCCGATCCATGGGGACGCGCTGCCGCGCAATGTGCATGTGGGGCCGGAGGGGCCGGTACTGGTCGACCTGGAGACGGTCTCCGCGGACCTGCGCGAGCATGACCTGGTGGTGATGGCCCTTTCCCACGACCGCTACGGGCTCCCCGACGAGGCGTACGACTCCTTCACCGAGGCGTATGGGTGGGATGTGCGGGAGTGGGAGGGGTGTTCGGTATTGCGTGGCGCCCGGGAGACGGCCAGTTGTGCGTGGGTGGCTCAGCATGCGGCGAGCAATCCGAAGGCCTTGGCCGAGTTCGAGCGGCGGGTGGCATCACTCCGGGAGGGGGACGAGGCCGTGCGGTGGTATCCGTTTTGA
- a CDS encoding gas vesicle protein — protein sequence MTSTDDQATPSGRTTAVQAMRGAAAQLAELLGTAPDSVTAVRPTPDGWTADVEVVELERVPDTMTIMATYQVTLDLEGRLLGYERVRRYARGQLDRGR from the coding sequence ATGACGAGCACCGATGACCAGGCGACTCCATCCGGTCGTACGACGGCCGTCCAGGCCATGCGCGGCGCGGCGGCGCAGCTTGCCGAACTGCTCGGCACGGCCCCCGACTCCGTCACCGCCGTCCGCCCGACCCCCGACGGCTGGACGGCCGACGTCGAGGTCGTGGAGCTGGAGCGGGTCCCCGACACCATGACCATCATGGCGACCTACCAGGTCACCCTCGACCTGGAGGGCCGGCTCCTGGGCTACGAACGGGTGCGCCGGTACGCCCGCGGCCAGCTGGATCGAGGGCGGTAG
- a CDS encoding carbohydrate ABC transporter permease produces MTLVTEASPPRRPAGRGPGGARPRRVVDHGAWFLVLPALIPILVLSVGPLLYGILLAFTDAQSGRTEPTEWIGALNFRDLLHDTLFWESFRIGLVWAVGVTVPQFLLALGLALLLNQDLRLRWLARALAIIPWAMPEVVVGIMWRLVYNPDAGILNETLRDVGLGGGRDWLSGLATALPAVIVVGVWAGMPQTTVALLAGLQNTPRELHEAAAVDGASAWRRFRTVTWPALRPIALAITALNLIWNFNSFALVYVLTSGGPGGRTRLPMLFAYEEAFRYGQFGYAAAMGCVMVAVISIALAVFLAGRLRGGDDA; encoded by the coding sequence GTGACATTGGTGACCGAGGCTTCGCCACCGAGGAGACCGGCAGGCCGGGGGCCCGGCGGGGCCCGGCCCCGGCGGGTCGTCGACCACGGCGCCTGGTTCCTGGTGCTGCCCGCCCTGATCCCCATCCTCGTCCTCAGCGTCGGGCCGCTGCTGTACGGGATCCTGCTGGCCTTCACCGACGCCCAGTCGGGCCGCACCGAGCCCACCGAGTGGATCGGCGCCCTCAACTTCCGGGACCTGCTGCACGACACGCTGTTCTGGGAGTCGTTCCGGATCGGGCTGGTGTGGGCGGTCGGCGTGACCGTGCCGCAGTTCCTGCTGGCGCTGGGCCTCGCCCTGCTGCTCAACCAGGACCTGCGGCTGCGCTGGCTGGCCCGCGCCCTGGCGATCATCCCCTGGGCGATGCCCGAGGTCGTCGTCGGCATCATGTGGCGACTCGTCTACAACCCGGACGCGGGCATCCTCAACGAGACCCTGCGCGACGTCGGCCTGGGCGGCGGCCGCGACTGGCTGAGCGGGCTGGCCACCGCGCTGCCCGCCGTGATCGTCGTCGGCGTCTGGGCGGGCATGCCCCAGACGACGGTCGCGCTGCTCGCCGGACTCCAGAACACCCCGCGCGAACTCCACGAGGCGGCGGCGGTCGACGGCGCGAGCGCCTGGCGCCGCTTCCGCACGGTCACCTGGCCCGCCCTCAGGCCCATCGCCCTGGCCATCACCGCACTCAACCTGATCTGGAACTTCAACTCCTTCGCCCTGGTCTACGTCCTCACCAGCGGCGGCCCGGGCGGCCGGACCCGCCTGCCCATGCTCTTCGCCTACGAAGAGGCCTTCCGCTACGGGCAGTTCGGTTACGCGGCGGCGATGGGCTGCGTGATGGTGGCCGTGATCTCGATCGCCCTGGCCGTCTTCCTCGCCGGCCGCCTCAGGGGAGGTGACGACGCGTGA
- a CDS encoding gas vesicle protein, translating into MTHPAAGGLTGPPRLPSPYDHGPGAQSANLADILERVLDKGVVIAGDIRINLLDIELLTIKLRLLVASVDKAKEMGIDWWEHDPSLSSRAARPERSLADENARLRAEIAALKAADRRPEP; encoded by the coding sequence ATGACCCATCCGGCAGCAGGCGGACTCACCGGACCGCCCCGCCTTCCCTCCCCCTACGACCACGGGCCCGGCGCCCAGAGCGCCAACCTCGCCGACATCCTCGAACGCGTCCTCGACAAGGGCGTGGTCATCGCCGGCGACATCCGGATCAACCTGCTCGACATCGAACTGCTCACCATCAAGCTGCGCCTGCTCGTCGCCTCGGTCGACAAGGCGAAGGAGATGGGCATCGACTGGTGGGAACACGATCCCTCCCTCTCCTCCCGGGCCGCCCGCCCCGAGCGGTCCCTGGCCGACGAGAACGCACGACTGCGCGCCGAGATCGCCGCCCTCAAAGCGGCCGACAGGAGACCGGAGCCATGA
- a CDS encoding gas vesicle protein GvpG, with product MGLLTGILTLPLAPLRTTLWAAEQLQAAAEAQYYDPAPVRQALVDLERALLEGRIDEEEYDRREDELLDRLDEINARRRA from the coding sequence ATGGGCCTGCTCACCGGCATCCTCACCCTCCCGCTCGCGCCCCTGCGCACCACCCTCTGGGCCGCCGAGCAGCTACAGGCAGCCGCCGAGGCGCAGTACTACGACCCGGCCCCCGTCCGGCAGGCCCTCGTCGACCTGGAACGGGCCCTGCTGGAGGGACGCATCGACGAGGAGGAGTACGACCGCCGCGAGGACGAACTGCTGGACCGACTCGACGAGATCAACGCCCGGAGACGAGCCTGA
- a CDS encoding LysR family transcriptional regulator codes for MDERQLRILRELGELGSVTAVAEALLVTPSAISQQLRLLQRAIPVPLTERQGRRLVLTDAGQALAGAAVEVETALARARHTVEEFVGRPDGEVSVAAFHSAGAAFFPPLLRALAGPGKPVPRLADEDVPQEDFPRLTREYDIVLAHRLDHAPPWPDTVATTTLLREPLDVAMPADHPLAAKRRVTPRDVADEPWITVHEGFPVLATIEAIAAAAGRRLHLAHRINEFSVVAEAVAAGGGIALMPRWTTRPHPALVLRPLSGAQARRHIDALYRPERTARTAVRTVLAELRRAAQSIQVRGS; via the coding sequence ATGGACGAACGTCAGCTGCGGATCCTGCGGGAGCTCGGCGAATTGGGCAGCGTCACGGCGGTCGCCGAGGCGCTGCTGGTGACGCCGTCGGCGATCTCCCAGCAGCTACGGCTGCTGCAGCGCGCGATCCCCGTGCCGCTCACCGAGCGCCAGGGGCGACGGCTGGTGCTCACCGACGCCGGGCAGGCGCTGGCGGGTGCGGCCGTGGAGGTGGAGACGGCGCTGGCACGCGCACGGCACACCGTCGAGGAGTTCGTCGGACGGCCTGACGGCGAGGTGTCGGTGGCGGCGTTCCACAGCGCGGGCGCCGCGTTCTTCCCGCCACTGCTGCGCGCGCTGGCCGGCCCGGGCAAGCCGGTGCCGAGGCTGGCCGACGAGGACGTACCGCAGGAGGACTTCCCCCGGCTCACCCGGGAGTACGACATCGTCCTGGCCCACCGTCTGGACCACGCCCCGCCCTGGCCGGACACGGTGGCCACGACGACGCTGCTGCGCGAGCCGCTGGACGTGGCCATGCCCGCCGACCACCCCCTGGCCGCCAAGCGCCGCGTCACCCCGCGCGACGTGGCCGACGAGCCGTGGATCACCGTGCACGAGGGATTCCCGGTCCTGGCGACGATCGAGGCCATCGCCGCCGCGGCGGGCCGCAGGCTCCATCTCGCCCATCGCATCAACGAGTTCTCGGTGGTCGCCGAGGCCGTGGCCGCCGGGGGCGGCATCGCCCTGATGCCGCGCTGGACCACACGCCCGCATCCGGCGCTCGTGCTCCGGCCGCTCAGCGGAGCGCAGGCGCGACGCCACATCGACGCCCTGTACCGCCCCGAGCGCACGGCCCGCACAGCGGTCCGCACGGTCCTCGCGGAGCTACGCCGAGCGGCCCAGAGCATCCAGGTCAGAGGTTCTTAG
- a CDS encoding DUF1697 domain-containing protein, whose amino-acid sequence MTTYAALLRGINVGGSRKVPMAELRTLLAGLGYEDVRTYLQSGQAVFASGHGDEESLAAEITHAIEKHFGFGVDAIVRDHAYLKAIVDACPFPAADLEPKQLHVTYFSAPVSPERFAEIDESAYLPEEFRLGDRALYLYAPNGLGRSKLAEHLAKPRINKGIIATTRNWNTVVKLMELTDA is encoded by the coding sequence ATGACGACGTATGCGGCACTGTTGCGCGGAATCAACGTGGGCGGCAGCAGAAAGGTCCCGATGGCGGAGCTGCGCACCCTCCTGGCAGGCCTCGGCTACGAGGACGTACGGACGTACCTCCAGAGCGGCCAGGCCGTGTTCGCCTCCGGCCACGGCGACGAGGAGTCGCTGGCCGCCGAGATCACGCACGCCATCGAGAAGCACTTCGGTTTCGGCGTCGACGCGATCGTGCGCGACCACGCCTATCTGAAGGCGATCGTCGACGCCTGCCCGTTCCCGGCCGCCGACCTGGAGCCCAAGCAACTCCACGTCACCTACTTCTCCGCCCCCGTGTCCCCCGAGCGCTTCGCGGAGATCGACGAATCCGCCTACCTCCCCGAGGAGTTCCGCCTCGGCGACCGCGCCCTGTACCTGTACGCCCCGAACGGCCTGGGCCGCTCCAAGCTGGCCGAACACCTCGCGAAGCCGCGCATCAACAAGGGGATCATCGCCACGACCCGCAACTGGAACACCGTCGTCAAGCTGATGGAGCTGACGGATGCCTGA